GGCTGATTCTGCATTTCAACAGCCAGTGTATAGAATCTCATCCCTCTAGTCATTACTCAAAGCTCATGACTGTAGATGAGGGTGAGAACATAGGTCGACTGGTCATTAGAGAACTTCCTCGTTAGGCTCAGTTCTCTTCACCTTGACTGTCCTGTACAGCGTCCACATTACTGCTGACCTCATGCTCCATCTTCCCTGAGTCAGGATCCACTAATGCAAGAAGCTGGGACATGGGGATGTTTggattcattttctctgtgtgtgtgtgtgtgtgtgtgtgtgtgtgcgtgtgttgttcAGGACGGACGGGCTGATGTGGTGGCTAATGATGCAGGAGACAGAGTGACTCCAGCTGTGGTGGCCTACAGAGACACTGAGCAGGTCTGTGCTTCGCTTCTCTTCACACAGGTTTTCCTCCAGGTTTTATGTGTGCCCATAAATGTTTTGCCATTTCAGCTCCTCTTGAACCTTCATACTCATCCGCACTTTCACCTGTAAATTCCATGGTTCATTATTCAACTATTGACAGTTCTCTGATGTGTGAAGCCTCTCTGCCTGACTCACATTTTGGGATTTGACTTAAAGCTGTGCATCTGCCATTCTGCTGCTTACTGACTGATCTCTATCCCCTGCAGATCGTAGGCATTGCGGCAAAGCAAGGACGAGTCCGCAACGCTGCCAACACAGTTGTTAAAGTGAAACAAGTGCTGGGGAGAAGGTGACACACTTAATACTGTCAAATGTTAACTGttaaatgatcatacagttcTTTCATACAAAATATGATCGTTACGATCCTGTTGAAGTTGATTGCACTCAGGCTCTGGCTGCAATCAACTAGGATGTtggatccaggtgggcggggcttggggccTCTACCTTTATACTACATGATGCTGTTTAAAAGAACAATTAGCAGCCTGACTCTTGACTCGAAGGCTTGAGGAGCATTTATGATATGAAGGACCTGTAATCAATGCAGTGAGTTAatggatgtttattttctttctctcgtTGGGCAGCTTTGATGATCCAGAGACACAAATTCACAGAAAAGAGACCAAGTGTCAGGTGAGCTTGTTTAACAGATCCactgtgtgttgtctttgtcGGTCTTTTGAGATTCTTTTCTTCACcccaaaatgttttgtttccttcattaacattaattttCCTCCTTCAGTTAAAACCATGACGTCTTGTTGGTTTTGTgtcttagttttattttgaaaatacttGTTGAACCCACAATAATTGACTGTACTGGCGCAGCAGTGAGTCCCCGGTCTGAGCAGTgagtgttgtgttcaggtggtGAACAAAGCAGAGAAGCCTTATTACGAGATCACAGCAGGAGATCATCCCGAGTATGTCGCTCCAGAGGATGTCGCAAAACTCATCTTCCACAAAATgaaaggtaacacacacacacacacacacacacactcacactcgcGTCAGCTTCATAAACAAACTCTAAGTTGATTGACCATCTCCGTTTTGACAGAAACGGCTCAGTCAGCTCTGGGCTCTGATGTAACTGAAGCGGTCATCACCGTCCCTTTTGAGTTCGCACATGCTCAGAAGCGAGCTCTGAGGTACATTACTGTCCACTCACCTgtactgctttgttgtgacacagTCAAAATCTTTCCATTTGCACCTTCTGATaaaatcaaactgtgtgtgtgtgtgtgtgtgtgtgtgtgtgtgtgtgtgtgtgtgtgtgtgttttgtgcagggAGGCAGCCGAAGCTGCAGGGTTCCACGTCCTGAGGCTGATCCATGAGCccgctgctgctctgctggcCTACAACATCGGACAGGACTGTCACTCCGGAAAGAGGTAgcactgaggagagagagagtttagtGATTTACTGATGTTCACACTCACCAATCACTTACCATTAGGGACACCTacacacctgcttattcatgcggttatccaatcagccaatcatgtggctgcagtgtataaaatgatgcagATACAGGCGATGAGCCTCAGTTCATGTTGTCATGTCACATCgaacatcagaatgaggaaatAATCTCATCTCATGATTGCTGGTGCCTGACAGGCTGGTTTGaagattttcacacacaacagctgaGTGACGACTGTTGCTAGGCAGCTCCTCTCTGACATTAAAAGGCAGCACCATAGAGAAAATCCGGAGTTTTATATCGCACGTAGTTCTAAATGTTAATGCGGTACACAATGTGATTTTTATACAACACATAGATAAATAGATGTTGCCCCATCACCACTTACTCTGCAGCTTTTATCCTGTCCAGCATCATGTGATCGAGTGTgggctctacacacacacacacacacacacacacacacacacacacacacacacacacacacacacacacacacacacacacacacacaagcatacacacatatttctgctttacttattgttgtttatattatttccaCCTTTGCTTAATGGACTCCTTATGACATCACAACATCTCGACAGTTTGCCCTCACACTGATCCTGTGCACTCTGTCCGCAGCCACGTCCTGGTGTATAAGTTGGGCGGGACGTCCTTGAGCGTGACCGCGCTGCAGGTCAATGGAGGAATGTTCCGGGTTCTCAGCACCCACACTGACCACAGCATCGGGGGAGAGAGCTTCACCCAGGCCCTCGCCCAGCACCTGGCCGCTGAGTTCAAACGGTAGATACTGAATTTTAGcatcacaaactgcagcctaGGCCCAGTTCAGATTTGAATTTGgcctttgtttttcactctgttaATATTCTGAAAGACTTCAAAATGCCTGGCAAAAAGTCCCTTCCCTCCTCTTGCTCACACGGGCGCAGACGCACTGTCTTACCTGTCTTACCTGTTGTCCGTCTGCGTTTGCTCTGCAGCACCTTCAAACACGACGTGAGCAGTAACGCTCGGGcgatgatgaagctgatgaacGGGGCAGACATGGCCAAACACTCTCTGTCCTCGCTGGGATCGGCCAACTGCTTCGTGGACTCCCTTCACGACGGCATTGACTTTGAATGTAATGTCTCTAGGTAAGCTGTTGAACTGACGCACGGCTTGGATAAAGATGAGGCTGCTGGATGGAATTGAAGCATACCAGCTTGGTTGGTAAACTTGGTATTGAAATATCCCAAACTCACAAGACTGGCCTGGTTTGGATTCCCTTAGTGTCAGTCATTAAGGAGGTTTTTACCGGGAGGCGGCGTCCTCTctaaatcaaacagacccggtgattctaACCGTTACACGTTacgtttcacatttaaagtcagtgtttgagcgacgctgtacggaggacagagactcagggaagagttggagctcagattgatgctaacctttgttctgattgtttctctgataacctatgaagcagacgttcagcaggtttttaccagcagctgaattatccacagaggtgtcctcctctccataacaaacacaccaggggattcaaaccagtagaaacacccagaaagcagttaCCTTTTAAAAAGATTCAcagacgctcttcagtgacacaggacaggacgtctccagcagctgggagctgagctgtctaacgtctcctcagcttgtttctctgataacttcagatccagacgtccgacgactaaaatccttcatctggttcaactatagagctgaaaaccaccaaggtgtaaaaagtgtaggtgacttaaaactagataaaaatCCAAGTTAAGCttctgtcagacagacacactgacacatgatcatagaggatacgatgtcactgacaggcgaccaaatgaaacgttactatgattaaaatcacagattcctctggtttgagaattgatggaaacatttgtgataatgtaagaacacaactcaacaacatatagaacacagTTCTggttttaatgtggaaaagttagaGATTAGAACTTTAAATAACCCAGATACACGTGAGCAGTAAAGACAccaaagataaaacacaaaactacagTGAACAAAAGAGTAAAGTGTCAGAAAGGAAGTGTTCATGGAATTTCGATTATTCCAGTGATAATAAAAACTCTTGGGCTCGGCAGTATCTCACAGTGTGAGATGAAATAGGCAGAATGTTCAAATGCTTTACCTTCTGCATCACTGACAATAACATCACCATGAACCACTGTGGCTGAGCAGATTTAGTGGAACCACATGTCAGTATGTTGACTGGGGGGGGGCAATGACATTTGTGGGCGGAGTCAGGATGGATGAGCAGTTGTTACAGACATGAgaacctttgtgtttttgtttcctcagAGCTCGGTTcgagctgctctgctcctcgCTCTTCAACAAGAGCATCCAGCCAATCCGAGCTCTGCTGGAGAAGGCGGGACTCTCCACCAGCAGCATAAACAAGGTACAGTGTGTGAGACAAGTGTCAGTAATGcaatgtaaaagaaataataaaaataaagctgctgctgacacGACGGCTGCGCTGTAGGTGGTTCTCTGCGGCGGATCGGCCAGGATCCCGCGTCTGCAGCAGATGATCCGAGATATGTTTCTAGATGTGGAGCTCCTCAGCTCGGCGCCGCCCGACGAGGTCATCGCCGTGGGAGCAGCACTGGAGGCGGGCTTACTGGTGGGCAGAGATATCCTTTCCCCGGAGGAGGAGTCTCTGACGGTGGACGTATCTGCCACTGACATACTGGTGAAGGTACAGCTCAGTGAGAAGACGaataatttatatttctgtatggaCGTGAATGTGACCGTTTCTATTGGTCGATCTAAAGAATGTAGTGCGTGAACTCTCATCTGCTCTGTCTGGTGTTGTGCGGGGCGCTGCAGGAGGTGGATGAATCCGGAGCCGAGGTGTTCACTGTCCTTCTTCCGTCTGGCACGCCCCTCCCTGCTCGCAGACACCACATCCTGAGCGGAGGCGGGAaactgtcctcctctgtctggaGATTTACCAGAGAATGGTCACGGAGCAGCCGGAGAAACTAGCTAAGGTACAGAAAAG
The sequence above is drawn from the Seriola aureovittata isolate HTS-2021-v1 ecotype China chromosome 22, ASM2101889v1, whole genome shotgun sequence genome and encodes:
- the hspa14 gene encoding LOW QUALITY PROTEIN: heat shock 70 kDa protein 14 (The sequence of the model RefSeq protein was modified relative to this genomic sequence to represent the inferred CDS: inserted 1 base in 1 codon), with the protein product MRVVQPFDVRVFSMAAIGVHFGYTCACVSIFKDGRADVVANDAGDRVTPAVVAYRDTEQIVGIAAKQGRVRNAANTVVKVKQVLGRSFDDPETQIHRKETKCQVVNKAEKPYYEITAGDHPEYVAPEDVAKLIFHKMKETAQSALGSDVTEAVITVPFEFAHAQKRALREAAEAAGFHVLRLIHEPAAALLAYNIGQDCHSGKSHVLVYKLGGTSLSVTALQVNGGMFRVLSTHTDHSIGGESFTQALAQHLAAEFKRTFKHDVSSNARAMMKLMNGADMAKHSLSSLGSANCFVDSLHDGIDFECNVSRARFELLCSSLFNKSIQPIRALLEKAGLSTSSINKVVLCGGSARIPRLQQMIRDMFLDVELLSSAPPDEVIAVGAALEAGLLVGRDILSPEEESLTVDVSATDILVKEVDESGAEVFTVLLPSGTPLPARRHHILSGGGKLSSXCLEIYQRMVTEQPEKLAKIILRDLQPREENHDIDTVVTMKRDGSVHVSCVEQSTGRSEVVTIAASS